The following are from one region of the Flavimobilis soli genome:
- a CDS encoding DUF3145 domain-containing protein has product MAGSITRGVLFVHSAPRALVPHMEWAASNVLGTRVSMDWTEQPAAPGMLRAEHSWQAPSGTGAKLASALRGWTHLRYEVTEEASRGVDGSRWSHTPELGIFHAATDVHGNIVVPEDRVRAALAHAGDAERMKQELDLALGQAWDDELEPFRFAGAGAPVRWLHRVG; this is encoded by the coding sequence ATGGCTGGTTCGATCACCCGCGGTGTACTTTTCGTGCACTCAGCGCCCCGCGCGCTGGTGCCGCACATGGAGTGGGCAGCGTCCAACGTCCTCGGCACACGCGTGTCGATGGACTGGACCGAGCAGCCCGCTGCCCCTGGCATGCTCCGCGCCGAGCACTCCTGGCAGGCGCCGTCGGGCACCGGCGCGAAGCTTGCCTCCGCGCTGCGCGGCTGGACGCACCTGCGCTACGAGGTGACCGAGGAGGCGAGCCGCGGCGTCGACGGCTCCCGCTGGAGCCACACCCCCGAGCTGGGCATCTTCCACGCGGCGACTGACGTGCACGGCAACATCGTCGTCCCCGAGGACCGCGTCCGTGCCGCCCTCGCCCACGCGGGCGACGCCGAGCGCATGAAGCAGGAGCTCGACCTCGCGCTCGGGCAGGCGTGGGACGACGAGCTCGAGCCGTTCCGCTTCGCCGGTGCTGGCGCGCCCGTGCGCTGGCTCCACCGCGTCGGCTGA
- a CDS encoding beta-ketoacyl-[acyl-carrier-protein] synthase family protein: MTTVPDVVVTGLGATTPLGGDVASTWQAALAGQSGARTLENDWAEKYGIPVSFAATIKVAPEEVLARPELKRMDPSTQYAIIAAREAWADAGITDVDHDRLGSVVSSGIGGIWTTLDAWDTLREKGARRVLPMTVPMLMPNSPTAFVSLELGARAGAHALVSACASGAEAIAYGVEMIRSGRADVVVAGGTEATIHPMPISAFAASRTLSLRNDDPAGASRPYDVARDGFVIGEGAAVVVLESAEHAAARGARVYGRIAGLGLTADGYHITSPEPSGAGQIRAMKAALEDSGVAPADVVHVNAHATSTVVGDLIEARSVRGVLGGDADHVALSATKSMTGHLLGGAGALETVFTLLAVHERTAPPTINVSDPDPELVLDLVRDTPRELPKGDVAAINNSFGFGGHNVALVVTSA; the protein is encoded by the coding sequence ATGACCACCGTTCCCGACGTCGTCGTCACCGGCCTCGGTGCCACCACGCCTCTCGGCGGTGACGTGGCCTCCACGTGGCAGGCCGCCCTGGCCGGCCAGTCCGGCGCACGGACCCTCGAGAACGACTGGGCCGAGAAGTACGGCATCCCCGTGAGCTTCGCCGCGACGATCAAGGTCGCGCCCGAGGAGGTCCTCGCGCGGCCCGAGCTCAAGCGCATGGACCCGTCCACGCAGTACGCGATCATCGCGGCCCGCGAGGCGTGGGCCGACGCCGGCATCACCGACGTCGACCACGACCGCCTCGGGTCCGTCGTGTCCTCGGGCATCGGCGGCATCTGGACCACGCTCGACGCGTGGGACACGCTCCGCGAGAAGGGCGCACGCCGCGTCCTGCCGATGACCGTCCCCATGCTCATGCCCAACTCCCCGACGGCCTTCGTCTCGCTCGAGCTCGGCGCCCGCGCAGGTGCCCACGCCCTCGTGTCGGCGTGCGCATCGGGTGCCGAGGCGATCGCCTACGGCGTCGAGATGATCCGCTCGGGCCGCGCGGACGTCGTTGTCGCGGGCGGTACCGAGGCGACGATCCACCCCATGCCGATCTCCGCCTTCGCCGCGTCGCGCACGCTGTCGCTGCGCAACGACGACCCTGCAGGCGCGTCGCGCCCGTACGACGTCGCGCGTGACGGTTTCGTCATCGGCGAGGGCGCGGCGGTCGTCGTGCTCGAGTCGGCGGAGCACGCCGCTGCCCGCGGCGCGCGGGTCTACGGACGCATCGCCGGCCTCGGCCTCACGGCCGACGGCTACCACATCACGTCCCCCGAACCCTCGGGCGCGGGGCAGATCCGCGCGATGAAGGCTGCGCTCGAGGACTCGGGCGTCGCCCCGGCGGACGTCGTGCACGTCAACGCACACGCGACGTCGACCGTCGTCGGCGACCTCATCGAGGCACGCTCCGTGCGCGGCGTCCTCGGAGGAGACGCCGACCACGTGGCGCTGTCCGCGACGAAGTCCATGACCGGGCACCTCCTCGGCGGGGCTGGCGCGCTCGAGACGGTGTTCACCCTGCTCGCCGTCCACGAGCGCACCGCTCCCCCGACGATCAACGTGTCGGACCCGGACCCGGAGCTCGTCCTCGACCTCGTGCGGGACACCCCGCGCGAGCTGCCGAAGGGCGACGTCGCGGCGATCAACAACTCGTTCGGCTTCGGTGGCCACAACGTCGCGCTGGTCGTGACGTCGGCCTGA
- a CDS encoding acyl carrier protein gives MAHTENEVLAGLAEIVAEETGLPADTVTAEKSFTDDLDIDSLSMMTIVTHAEDKFGVTIPDDEVKNLTTVGDAVSFITNAQA, from the coding sequence ATGGCTCACACCGAGAACGAGGTCCTCGCCGGGCTCGCCGAGATCGTCGCCGAGGAGACGGGTCTGCCCGCCGACACGGTCACCGCGGAGAAGTCCTTCACCGACGACCTCGACATCGACTCGCTGTCGATGATGACGATCGTCACGCACGCCGAGGACAAGTTCGGCGTCACCATCCCCGACGACGAGGTCAAGAACCTCACGACCGTGGGCGACGCCGTCTCGTTCATCACTAACGCGCAGGCCTGA
- a CDS encoding beta-ketoacyl-ACP synthase III — protein sequence MTQLKQATGPQFSRILAIGGVRGDAVVTNDDIAGPIDSSDEWIRQRTGIVTRRRATGDTDVLDLATAAAEEALAQAGLTGADIDAVILSTVTYFAQTPAGAAIVADRIGATPAAAYDISAACAGYSYGIGQADALVRSGAARHVLVIGAEKMSDFIDPTDRSISFLLGDGAGAAIVGPSDFPGIGPTVWGSDGSKAATIGQTLSWQEFAATEGAAWPTLRQDGPSVFKWAAFQMAPVALRAIEAAGLTPADIDVFVPHQANMRIIDQMIKQLGLREDVVVGRDIEDTGNTSAASIPLATERLIREGAAKTGHVLLQIGFGAGLVYAAQVVIVP from the coding sequence GTGACTCAGCTCAAGCAGGCGACCGGACCGCAGTTCTCCCGCATCCTCGCGATCGGCGGGGTGCGCGGCGACGCCGTCGTCACGAACGACGACATCGCCGGCCCGATCGACTCGTCCGACGAGTGGATCCGCCAGCGCACCGGCATCGTCACCCGCCGTCGCGCGACCGGCGACACCGACGTCCTCGACCTCGCGACCGCCGCCGCCGAGGAAGCACTCGCGCAGGCCGGCCTGACCGGTGCCGACATCGACGCGGTCATCCTGTCGACCGTCACCTACTTCGCGCAGACCCCCGCGGGCGCCGCGATCGTCGCCGACCGCATCGGCGCCACCCCGGCCGCCGCCTACGACATCTCGGCTGCGTGCGCCGGATACTCGTACGGGATCGGTCAGGCCGACGCGCTCGTCCGCTCCGGCGCCGCTCGTCATGTGCTCGTGATCGGCGCGGAGAAGATGAGCGACTTCATCGACCCGACCGACCGTTCCATCTCGTTCCTGCTCGGCGACGGCGCAGGCGCAGCGATCGTCGGCCCGTCCGACTTCCCCGGCATCGGCCCGACGGTGTGGGGCTCCGACGGCTCGAAGGCCGCGACGATCGGCCAGACGCTCAGCTGGCAGGAGTTCGCCGCGACCGAGGGCGCCGCATGGCCGACGCTCCGCCAGGACGGCCCGTCCGTCTTCAAGTGGGCCGCGTTCCAGATGGCGCCCGTCGCGCTCCGCGCGATCGAGGCGGCCGGGCTCACCCCCGCAGACATCGACGTGTTCGTCCCGCACCAGGCCAACATGCGGATCATCGACCAGATGATCAAGCAGCTCGGCCTCCGCGAGGACGTCGTCGTCGGCCGGGACATCGAGGACACGGGCAACACGTCCGCCGCCTCGATCCCGCTCGCGACCGAACGGCTCATCCGGGAGGGCGCTGCCAAGACCGGCCACGTCCTGCTCCAGATCGGCTTCGGCGCCGGCCTGGTCTACGCGGCCCAGGTCGTCATCGTCCCCTGA